Genomic window (Achromobacter sp. B7):
CACGGGCTGCTTCAGGTCGAACACCAGCCGCACCACGTTCGGGCGGTTCTGCGCCACGCGCAGGCTTTGGATATAGGGGTCGTCGGGGCGGACCTTGGAGACCAGGTCGTTCAAGGCCGCGCTAAGGGTCAGTCCCTCGATATCCACGACCAGCCGATGGGGATTTTCAAGCGTGAATTGTTCCGCCTTCAGCTCGCTATCGAGCTCCAGCGTGACCCGGGTGTATTCGTCGGCCGGCCAGGTACGTACGGCCAGGATCGTTGCCGCCTGCGCCAGACGCGGCAGGACCGGCAAGACGAGCAGAGTGGCGGCGACGCTGATCAGGCGTCGTCGGGTGGCGCCTGCCGAGGGAAGGGCGCCGTCTTCGGCGGGGGGACAATCGCGTTCAACCATGTTTGTCCTCGTGCGGTGTACGCGGTCAGGGTGGCGTCGCGGCCCTCATCGGCATAAGCCAGGGAAATCAGCAAGTCGGGCGGGGGCAAAAGGCCCTCGGCCCGCTCCGGCCATTCGATCAAAACCACCGCGTCTTCACGCAGTAAATCCCGAAATCCTGCGTCCAACCATTCGCGCGAATCACTAAATCTATAAAAATCAAGATGATAGAAGTATAAGTTAGAAACTTTATAGGATTCAAGCAGCGCGTAGCTGGGACTTTTGATTCGGCCGGTGATGCCGCATTCGCGCAACAGGGCGCGGGTGAAGGCCGTTTTGCCCGCGCCAAGGTCGCCTTGCAGGTGTATGCAGGCGCCGGCGGGCCCGGTCTGTCCCCCGGAAACCAACGGGGCAAGCTGCCGCGCCAGCGATTCCGTGGCGGCTTCGTCGGGCAGGTGCAAGGTCAGGCTGCAAAGAGGGGCGGACATGGCGCGGGGCGAGTGGTAAAAAACGGTGGAGGGATTTCGGATTTCCGCAATTATAGGAATGCGGGTTTCTGCTAATCTATTTAGTGATTTTCATTCTCAATAAGTCGCTTGCGGCCGACGCCGCGTTTTGCGACTGTCAGCCGCCACGGAGTTGTACGCGCCATGAAGACCCGCATCGAAAAAGACACGTTTGGGCCGATCGAAGTCCCCGAGGATCACCTCTGGGGCGCCCAAACGCAACGTTCGCTGCATTTTTTCGCGATTTCCACGGAAAAGATGCCTGTCCCGCTGGTCAACGCCATGGCGCGCCTGAAGCGGGCGGCCGCCAAGGTCAATGCCGAGCTTGGTGAGCTGGACCCGAAGATCGCCGACGGCATCATTCGCGCGGCCGACGAAGTCATCGCCGGCAAGTGGCCCAACGAATTTCCGCTGTCGGTCTGGCAGACGGGGTCGGGCACGCAAAGCAACATGAACATGAATGAAGTGCTGGCCAATCGCGCGTCGGAACTGCTAGGCGGCGTGCGCGGCGAAGAGCGCAAGGTGCACCCGAACGACCACGTCAACCGCGGCCAGTCGTCCAACGATACGTTCCCGACCGCCATGCACGTGGCCGCCGCCGTCGAAGTCGAACATCATCTGCTGCCCTCGCTGAAGCAGTTGCGGGCCACGCTGGCCGAGAAAAGCGCTGCCTTCTATGACATCGTCAAGATCGGCCGCACGCACTTGCAGGACGCCACGCCCTTGACGCTGGGCCAGGAACTGTCCGGCTATGTGGCGCAGCTGGATCTGGCTGAACAGCAGATCCGCGCCACGCTGCCCGGCCTGCATCAGTTGGCC
Coding sequences:
- the tsaE gene encoding tRNA (adenosine(37)-N6)-threonylcarbamoyltransferase complex ATPase subunit type 1 TsaE translates to MSAPLCSLTLHLPDEAATESLARQLAPLVSGGQTGPAGACIHLQGDLGAGKTAFTRALLRECGITGRIKSPSYALLESYKVSNLYFYHLDFYRFSDSREWLDAGFRDLLREDAVVLIEWPERAEGLLPPPDLLISLAYADEGRDATLTAYTARGQTWLNAIVPPPKTAPFPRQAPPDDA